The genomic stretch AGCTCTACGGCCGCACGCAGATGCACAGCACCAGCCTGATCAACACCCATTTCTGGCTGGCCACCATTGGTACCGTGCTCTACATCGCCTCGATGTGGGTCAACGGCATCACCCAGGGCCTGATGTGGCGTGCGATCAACGATGACGGCACCCTCACCTATTCCTTCGTCGAAGCACTGCAAGCCAGCCATCCTGGTTTCATCGTGCGCGCCCTCGGTGGTGCGTTCTTTGCCAGCGGCATGCTGTTCATGGCCTACAACGTCTGGCGCACTGTGCGTGCCGCAGACCCAGTAGCTGCTGAAGCCGCCGCCAAGATCGCTGTCGTGGGAGCTCACTGATGAAGCATGAAGTAGTCGAGAAGAACATCGGCCTGCTGGCCTTCTTCATGGTCATCGCCGTGAGTATCGGCGGCCTGACCCAGATCGTCCCGCTGTTCTTCCAGGATGTGACCAATAAGCCGGTGGAGGGTATGAAGCCGCGCACCGCCCTTGAACTGGAAGGTCGCGACGTGTACATCGCCAACGGCTGTGTCGGCTGCCACTCGCAGATGATCCGCCCGTTCCGTGCCGAAACCGAACGCTATGGCCACTATTCGGTCGCCGGTGAAAGCGTATGGGACCACCCGTTCCTGTGGGGCTCCAAGCGTACCGGCCCGGATCTGGCCCGTGTGGGAGGGCGTTACTCCGATGACTGGCAGCGTGCGCACTTGTACAACCCGCGCAACGTAGTGCCGGAGTCGAAAATGCCGGCGTACCCGTTCCTCGTGGAAAACAAGCTCGACGGCAAAGACACTGCCAAGAAAATGGAAGTCTTGCGCACCCTCGGCGTGCCTTACACCGACGAAGACATCGCCGGTGCCCAGGCAGCCGTCAAGGGCAAGACCGAAATGGACGCGCTGGTGGCCTACCTGCAAGGCCTGGGCACCATCATCAAAAGCAAACGGTGATCTGAATGGATATCGGGATGATTCGAGGCCTGGGCACCGTTGTCGTGATGGTGGCCTTTATCGGCCTGGCGCTGTGGGTGTTCAGCCCCAAGCGCAAGTCAGAGTTTGAAGACGCGACCTTGCTGCCTTTTGCGGATGATCCCGAAGCCATCAAGCACGTCGAGCAAGCTTCTAGGAGTAACAAAGAATGACTACGTTCTGGAGTCTGTACGTCACAGTCCTCAGTCTGGGTACCATTTTTGCCCTGACCTGGCTGCTGCTGTCGACCCGCAAGGGCCAGCGCGCCGAACAAACGGACGAGACGGTTGGCCACTCGTTCGATGGCATCGAGGAATACGACAACCCACTGCCCAAGTGGTGGTTCATGCTGTTCGTCGGCACCATCGTGTTTGCCCTGGGTTACCTGGTGCTGTACCCCGGCCTGGGCAACTGGAAAGGCCTGTTGCCGGGCTACGCCTACCTGGACAACGAGAAGCAGATCCCGTTCGCCAACGGCCAGAGCGGCTGGACGGGCGTACACGAGTGGGAAAAGGAAATGGCACGTTCGGACGCCAAGTTCGGGCCGATCTTCGCCAAATTTGCAGCCATGCCCATTGAAGAAGTGGCCAAGGACCCGCAAGCCCTGAAGATGGGTGGCCGCCTGTTCGCCTCCAACTGCTCGGTGTGCCACGGTTCTGACGCCAAGGGCGCCTATGGCTTCCCCAACCTGACCGACGCCGACTGGCGCTGGGGCGGCGAGCCGGAAACCATCAAGGCCACCATCATGGCTGGCCGTCACGCGGTGATGCCGGGCTGGGCTGAAGTGATCGGTGAACAAGGCGTGGCCGACGTCGCCGGCTTCGTGCTGACCAACCTCGATGGCCGCAAACTGCCGGAAGGCGCCAAGGCCGATGTGGCCAACGGCGAGAAGCTCTTCGCCACCAACTGTGTGGCCTGCCACGGTCCAGCCGGCAAAGGTACGCCAGCGATGGGCGCACCTGACCTGACCCACCCGGGCGCCTTCATCTACGGTTCGAGCTTCGCCCAACTGCAGCAGACCATCCGCTACGGCCGCCAGGGCCAGATGCCTGCACAAGAGCAATTGCAGGGTAACGATAAGGTGCATTTGCTGGCGGCGTACGTTTACAGCCTGTCCCATGGCGACAAGAAGGCTGACGCTGAATAACGCAAGGCCGTAATAAAAAACGGTTCTGCCAGCACACACTGACAGGGCCGTTTTTGTTTGTTGTGTGAGTGCTGCAAGCGATGTCCAAATGTGGGAGTTGCTTCGTTTGCAAGTCCGCACGCCTCTCAGTGAATGGCTGCGCTCACCACATCTACAAAAACCGTCCATACTTCCCAAGTCAATTGACCCAGATCACGTACACCATCAATTGATTTCCCCCAACGCGACCAAAGGTCGCACCCGTTCATCGGTACTACAGGCGTATCATTACGCCACTGCAAGACCCCTATTTTGACCCCGGCTGGCACGTACTGGCCGAGGCAAATCTCCACTGCCGTGGGATGCAATGATGAGCAACCAGATTCCGGTACATGACGTTACCCCGCCTGCCAAAAAAACCAGCAACACGGTCGATCTCTACGCCTCGCGGGAGAAAATCTACACCCGCGCCTTCACCGGAATGTTCCGCAACCTGCGGATGCTCGGCGGTGCCGGTCTGTTCCTGCTGTACTTCGGCACGGTGTGGCTGAACTGGGGGGGGCACCAGGCCGTCTGGTGGAACCTGCCAGAACGTAAATTCTTTATTTTCGGTGCGACATTCTGGCCCCAGGACTTCATCCTGCTGTCGGGCATCCTGATCATCTCGGCCTTTGGCCTGTTCTTTATCACCGTGTACGCCGGGCGTATCTGGTGTGGCTATACCTGCCCGCAAAGCGTGTGGACCTGGATCTACATGTGGTGCGAAAAGGTCACCGAAGGCGACCGCAACCAGCGGATCAAGCTGGACAAGGCGCCGATGAGCGCCAACAAATTCCTGCGCAAACTCAGCAAGCACACGTTGTGGCTACTGATCGGTTTTGTCACCGGCATGACCTTCGTCGGCTATTTCTCGCCGATCCGCGAATTGGTGCTCGACTTCTTCACAGGCCAAGCCGATGGCTGGTCGTACTTCTGGGTCGGCTTCTTCACCCTCGCCACCTACGGCAACGCCGGCTGGCTGCGCGAGCAAGTGTGTATCTACATGTGCCCGTATGCGCGCTTCCAGAGCGTGATGTTCGACAAGGACACCCTGATCGTGTCCTATGACCCGCGTCGTGGCGAAGTGCGTGGCCCGCGCAAGAAAGGCGTCGACTATAAAGCCCAGGGCCTGGGGGATTGCATCGACTGCACCATGTGCGTGCAAGTCTGCCCCACCGGCATCGACATCCGTGACGGCCTGCAGATCGAGTGTATTGGCTGCGCCGCCTGCATCGACGCCTGCGACGCCATCATGGACAAGATGGACTACCCGCGCGGGTTGATCAGCTACACCACCGAACATAACCTCTCGGGGCAAAAGACCCACAAGCTGCGCCCGCGCCTGATCGGCTATGCGCTGGTGCTGCTGGCAATGGTCAGCCTGCTGGTCACGGCGTTCTTCATGCGCTCGCTGGTGGGTTTCGACGTCAGCAAGGACCGCGTGCTGTACCGCGAAAACGCCGAAGGGCGGATCGAGAACGTCTACAGCCTGAAAATCATGAACAAGGACCAGCGCGACCACACCTATGTGCTGGACGCCACCGGCCTGCCGGACCTCAAGCTGCAAGGCAAGCGCGAGATCAAGGTCGCCGCCGGGGAAATCTTCACCATGCCGGTGGAGCTGTCGAGTGCGCCGGAACAGATGCCATCGACCACCAACGAGGTGAAATTCATCCTCAAGGATGCTGACGATGACAGCGTCCACGTTGAAGCCAAGAGCCGGTTCATCGGCCCACAAATTCGTTAAAAGAGAGCAGAACAATGCCCGTAGCAACTGCCGCAAGCCCCTGGTACAAGCACCTCTGGCCCTGGATCATCATTGCCATCCTGGCCTGTTCGGTGACGCTGACCTTGTCCATGGTGACCATTGCGGTGAATAACCCGGACAACCTGGTCAACGACAACTACTACGAGGCCGGCAAAGGCATCAACCGCTCCCTGGACCGCGAACTGCTGGCCCAGACCCTGCAGATGCGCGCCACCCTGCACCTGGATGAGCTGACCGGTGAAGTGGAGCTTTTTCTCACCGGCAACAGCGGGCCTGCCACGCTGGAACTGAACCTGATTTCGCCGACCCAACCGGAGAAGGACCGCAAGGTCGTCCTGACCCGCAGCCAGAGCGAGCCGGGTCGTTACATCGGCCAGGTGACCGACAAGGTCGAGGGCCGGCGCTTCGTCGAACTGCTGGGGGTGGAAGGTGACAGGACCTGGCGTATGTTTGAAGAGGAAGAGGTCAGCCATGGCACCGACCTGAAGCTGGGGGACGAGCCGTTGCAGGGTGCCGAGGACCTGAAAAACTGACAGCCGCGCTTCGCGCATCGCCGGCAAGCCGGCTCCTACAGTGTGCGATAACCTTGTAGGAGTCGGCTTGCCGGCGATGAGGCCCTCCCGCCCACACAGATCCAAAACCATGACCACCCCAACCCCCTGCTACCACTGCGCGCTCCCCGTCCCGTCCGGCAGCCGCTTCACTGCGGTGATCCTCGGCGAACCCCGCGAGCTTTGCTGCCCGGGCTGCCAGGCGGTGGCCGAAGCCATTGTCGCAGGTGGCCTGGAGAGCTATTACCAACACCGCAGCGAGGCCTCGGCCAACCCCGAAGCCTTGCCCGTGCAACTGGTCGACGAACTGGCGCTGTACGACCGCGCCGACGTGCAAAAACCCTTCGTGCGTCACGAGGGCGACCTGGCCGAAGCCACACTGTTGATGGAGGGCATCAGCTGCGCCGCCTGCGGCTGGCTGATCGAAAAACACCTGCGCAGCCTGCCCGCCGTGGCCGAGGCGCGGCTGAACCTGTCCAACCATCGCCTGCACGTACGCTGGGCCGATGCACAATTGCCGTTGAGCCAGGTGCTCAGCGAACTGCGCCAGATCGGCTACGCCGCCCACCCGTATCAGGCCGATCGCGCCGCCGAGCAACTGGCCAGCGAAAACCGCCTGGCCCTGCGCCAACTGGGCGTCGCCGGCCTGCTGTGGTTCCAGGCGATGATGGCGACCATGGCCACCTGGCCAGAATTCAATATCGACCTGAGCCCCGAGCTGCATGAGATCCTGCGCTGGGTCGCCCTGTTTCTGACCACTCCCATCGTGTTCTACAGCTGCGCACCGTTTTTCAAGGGCGCCATGCGCGACCTGCGCACGCGCCACCTGACCATGGATGTCTCGGTCTCACTGGCCATTGGTGGCGCCTACCTGGCGGGGATCTGGACCGCAATCACCGGGGTGGGCGAGCTGTATTTCGATGCCGTGGGCATGTTCGCCCTGTTCCTGCTGGCCGGGCGCTATCTGGAGCGCCGTGCCCGAGAACGCACCGCCGCCGCCACCGCCCAACTGGTCAACCTCCTGCCCGCCTCGTGCCTGCGCCTCAAAGGCGATGGCCAGAGCGAGCGTATCCTGCTCACCGAACTGGCCCTGGGCGACCGGGTACTGGTGCATCCGGGCGCGATCCTGCCGGCCGATGGGGTGATTCTCGATGGCCAGTCGAGCATTGATGAATCCCTGCTCACCGGCGAGTACCTGCCACAACCACGGCAGGCCGGCGATAGCGTCACCGCGGGCACCCTCAACGTCGAAGGCGCGTTGACCGTGGAAGTCCGCGCCCTGGGTCACGACACCCGTTTGTCAGCCATCGTGCGCCTGCTGGAACGGGCCCAGGCAGAAAAACCGCGCTTGGCCGAAATCGCTGACCGCGCCGCGCAATGGTTCCTCGTCTGCTCACTGATCGCCGCCGCCGTGATCGGGTTGCTGTGGTGGGAGCTGGACGCCTCTCGGGCGTTCTGGATTGTCCTGGCGATGCTGGTCGCCACCTGCCCTTGCGCGCTGTCCCTGGCAACCCCCACCGCCTTGACCGCGGCCACCGGCACCCTGCACAAACTCGGCCTGCTGCTGACCCGTGGCCATGTGCTCGAAGGCTTGAACCAGATCGACACGGTGATTTTCGACAAAACCGGCACGCTGACCGAAGGCCGCCTGGCCCTGCGTGCCATCCGGCCGTTGGGCAGCATCAGCAGCGACCTGGCCCTGGCCCTGGCCGCCGCCCTCGAAAACCGCTCCGAACACCCGATTGCCCGGGCCTTTGGTCGCGCCCCAATGGCGGCCGATGAAGTGCTCAGCACCCCGGGCCTTGGGCTCGAAGGCCGGGTGGGCGAACGCCTGCTGCGTATCGGCCAGCCCGGTTTTGTCTGTGAGCTGAGCGGCTGCGCGATTCCCGAGTCGCCACAAGATGCCGGCCAATGGCTGCTACTGGGTGACACCGACGGCGCCCTGGCCTGGTTTGTCCTCGATGATCGACTGCGCAGCGATGCACCGGCGCTGCTGGCCGCGTGCAAAGCGCGGGGCTGGCGTACCTTGCTGCTATCGGGGGATAGCTCGCCGATGGTCGCCAGCGTGGCCGACGAACTGGGCATCGATGAAGCCCGTGGCGGCCTGCGCCCGGATGACAAGCTGCAGGTGCTGCAACAGTTGCACAAGGAAGGCCGCAAGGTGCTGATGCTCGGTGATGGCGTCAACGATGTGCCGGTCCTGGCCGCCGCCGATATCAGCGTGGCCATGGGTTCGGCCACCGACCTGGCGAAAACCAGCGCCGATGCGGTACTGCTGTCCAACCGCCTGGATGCCCTGGTGCAAGCCTTCAGCCTGGCCCGGCGCACGCGCCGCGTAATCATTGAAAACCTGCTGTGGGCCGGGCTATACAATGGCCTGATGTTGCCGTTCGCCGCTCTTGGTTGGATTACACCGATCTGGGCCGCGATCGGCATGTCCCTCAGCTCGTTGACCGTGGTGCTCAACGCCCTGCGCCTGACTCGCCTGCCGCGCGCCAGCGCCGCGAGCGCCACCCCACAGCCCCGCCCGCTGCCGGCCTGAGCCGCGCGAGCATGGAGTAGCGATGCCAGCTCTTTACGTAATGATTCCAGCGGCGCTGCTGATCGTCGCCATCGCCATCTACATCTTCTTCTGGGCGGTGGACAGCGGCCAATATGACGACCTCGACGGGCCGGCCCATAGCGTGCTGTTCGATGACCAGGACCCCAAACACCTGGCTGCCATCGACGAAGCCAGCCGCCAGCCGCAGCAACCGGACAAGCCTGACGAACCGGCGCCCCCCCGTGTTTGACCTGGCGCCGCTGCTGGTTTCCGCGTTAATCCTCGGCCTGCTGGGCGGTGGCCATTGCCTGGGCATGTGCGGCGGACTGATGGGCGCACTGACCCTGGCCATCCCGCCGGAGCAGCGCAGCCGGCGCTTTCGCCTGCTGCTGGCCTACAACCTGGGACGCATCCTCAGCTACGCCACGGCCGGCGTGCTGATCGGCCTGGCCGGCTGGGCGGTAGCCAACGGCCCCGCCGCAATGTTCATGCGCATCCTCGCCGGCCTGCTGCTGATCAGCATGGGCCTGTATCTGGCCGGTTGGTGGAGCGGCCTGACCCGGATCGAAAGCCTCGGGCGCGGCCTGTGGCGCCATATCCAGCCGGTCGCCAGCCGTTTGCTGCCGGTGTCGAGCCTGCCCCGTGCCTTGCTGCTGGGTGCGCTGTGGGGCTGGCTGCCGTGCGGTTTGGTCTACAGCACGCTGCTGTGGGCAGCCAGCCAGGGCAATGCGTTGGACAGCGGGCTGCTGATGCTGGCTTTCGGCCTCGGCACCTGGCCGGTGTTACTGGCCACCGGGCTCGCCGCCGAACGCCTCACCGCGCTGTTACGCAAACGCAGTGTGCGTGTGGCCGGCGGCCTGCTGGTGATCCTGTTTGGCCTCTGGACGCTACCCGGCCCACACCAGCACTGGCTGATGGGCCACTAAAAGGCCATGTGGCATAGCGCCGCTCCCCGTTGATACAAATCAAGATGACCGCCCAGCCATGCCCCTAGACTCGGCCCACTAGCCATTCCGGGGAACGCCCGCATGCTCGACGCCATTCGTTGGGACACTGATCTGATTCATCGCTACGACCTGGCGGGGCCGCGCTATACCTCCTACCCCACCGCCGCCCAGTTCAACAGCCAGGTCGGCACCTTCGACCTGCTGCACGCGCTGCGCGACAGCCGCAAGGCCGTGCGCCCGCTGTCGCTGTATGTACACGTGCCGTTCTGCGCGAACATCTGCTACTACTGCGCCTGCAACAAAGTCATCACCAAGGACCGTGGCCGTGCCCAGGCCTACCTGCAACGCCTGGAACAGGAAATCCAACTGGTGGCCTGCCACCTGGACCCCAACCAGCAGGTGCAGCAACTGCACCTTGGCGGCGGCACACCGACCTTTCTCAGCCACGACGAACTGCGCCAACTGATGGCCCAATTGCGCCGTCACTTCAACTTGCAGGATGACGATTCCGGCGACTACGGCATCGAAATCGACCCACGGGAAGCCGACTGGGCCACCATGGGCCTGCTGCGCGAGCTGGGCTTCAATCGTGTCAGCATCGGCGTGCAAGACCTGGACCCTGACGTGCAACGGGCGGTCAATCGCCTGCAAAGCCTGGAAGAGACGCGGGCGGTGATGGATGCGGCGCGCACCCTGCAATTTCGCTCGATCAATATCGACCTGATCTACGGCTTGCCCAAGCAGACACCGGAGCATTTCGCCCATACGGTGGCCGAGGTCATCAGCCTGCAACCCGATCGCCTGTCAGTGTTCAACTACGCCCACCTGCCGGAACGCTTCCTGCCCCAGCGGCGAATCAACAGCGACGAGCTGCCAGCCCCGGCCGATAAGCTGCAAATGCTGCACAACACTATCGAGCAATTGACAGCCGCCGGCTACAACTACATCGGCATGGACCATTTCGCCCTGCCCGACGATGAACTGGCCATCGCCCAGGAAGAGTCGACCCTACAACGCAACTTCCAGGGCTACACCACCCACGGCCATTGCGATTTGATCGGGCTCGGCGTCTCGGCCATCAGCCAGATCGGAGATTTGTACTGCCAGAACAGCAGCGACTTGAATCACTACCAGAACGCCCTGGCCGGCGCACAACTGGCAACCAGCCGGGGCCTGCTCTGCACCGCGGACGATCGCCTGCGACGGGAAGTGATCCAACAGTTGATCTGCAACTTGCGCCTGGACTTCGAGAACATCGAGCAAGCGTTCACCGTGGACTTTCGCGGCTACTTCGCTGAAGTCTGGCCGCAACTGCAAGTGATGGCCGACGATGGCCTGATCGAACTCGACGCCCTGGGAATCCGTGTGCTGCCCGCAGGGCG from Pseudomonas fluorescens encodes the following:
- the ccoO gene encoding cytochrome-c oxidase, cbb3-type subunit II; this encodes MKHEVVEKNIGLLAFFMVIAVSIGGLTQIVPLFFQDVTNKPVEGMKPRTALELEGRDVYIANGCVGCHSQMIRPFRAETERYGHYSVAGESVWDHPFLWGSKRTGPDLARVGGRYSDDWQRAHLYNPRNVVPESKMPAYPFLVENKLDGKDTAKKMEVLRTLGVPYTDEDIAGAQAAVKGKTEMDALVAYLQGLGTIIKSKR
- a CDS encoding CcoQ/FixQ family Cbb3-type cytochrome c oxidase assembly chaperone, producing MDIGMIRGLGTVVVMVAFIGLALWVFSPKRKSEFEDATLLPFADDPEAIKHVEQASRSNKE
- the ccoP gene encoding cytochrome-c oxidase, cbb3-type subunit III; the encoded protein is MTTFWSLYVTVLSLGTIFALTWLLLSTRKGQRAEQTDETVGHSFDGIEEYDNPLPKWWFMLFVGTIVFALGYLVLYPGLGNWKGLLPGYAYLDNEKQIPFANGQSGWTGVHEWEKEMARSDAKFGPIFAKFAAMPIEEVAKDPQALKMGGRLFASNCSVCHGSDAKGAYGFPNLTDADWRWGGEPETIKATIMAGRHAVMPGWAEVIGEQGVADVAGFVLTNLDGRKLPEGAKADVANGEKLFATNCVACHGPAGKGTPAMGAPDLTHPGAFIYGSSFAQLQQTIRYGRQGQMPAQEQLQGNDKVHLLAAYVYSLSHGDKKADAE
- the ccoG gene encoding cytochrome c oxidase accessory protein CcoG, yielding MSNQIPVHDVTPPAKKTSNTVDLYASREKIYTRAFTGMFRNLRMLGGAGLFLLYFGTVWLNWGGHQAVWWNLPERKFFIFGATFWPQDFILLSGILIISAFGLFFITVYAGRIWCGYTCPQSVWTWIYMWCEKVTEGDRNQRIKLDKAPMSANKFLRKLSKHTLWLLIGFVTGMTFVGYFSPIRELVLDFFTGQADGWSYFWVGFFTLATYGNAGWLREQVCIYMCPYARFQSVMFDKDTLIVSYDPRRGEVRGPRKKGVDYKAQGLGDCIDCTMCVQVCPTGIDIRDGLQIECIGCAACIDACDAIMDKMDYPRGLISYTTEHNLSGQKTHKLRPRLIGYALVLLAMVSLLVTAFFMRSLVGFDVSKDRVLYRENAEGRIENVYSLKIMNKDQRDHTYVLDATGLPDLKLQGKREIKVAAGEIFTMPVELSSAPEQMPSTTNEVKFILKDADDDSVHVEAKSRFIGPQIR
- a CDS encoding FixH family protein, coding for MPVATAASPWYKHLWPWIIIAILACSVTLTLSMVTIAVNNPDNLVNDNYYEAGKGINRSLDRELLAQTLQMRATLHLDELTGEVELFLTGNSGPATLELNLISPTQPEKDRKVVLTRSQSEPGRYIGQVTDKVEGRRFVELLGVEGDRTWRMFEEEEVSHGTDLKLGDEPLQGAEDLKN
- a CDS encoding heavy metal translocating P-type ATPase; protein product: MTTPTPCYHCALPVPSGSRFTAVILGEPRELCCPGCQAVAEAIVAGGLESYYQHRSEASANPEALPVQLVDELALYDRADVQKPFVRHEGDLAEATLLMEGISCAACGWLIEKHLRSLPAVAEARLNLSNHRLHVRWADAQLPLSQVLSELRQIGYAAHPYQADRAAEQLASENRLALRQLGVAGLLWFQAMMATMATWPEFNIDLSPELHEILRWVALFLTTPIVFYSCAPFFKGAMRDLRTRHLTMDVSVSLAIGGAYLAGIWTAITGVGELYFDAVGMFALFLLAGRYLERRARERTAAATAQLVNLLPASCLRLKGDGQSERILLTELALGDRVLVHPGAILPADGVILDGQSSIDESLLTGEYLPQPRQAGDSVTAGTLNVEGALTVEVRALGHDTRLSAIVRLLERAQAEKPRLAEIADRAAQWFLVCSLIAAAVIGLLWWELDASRAFWIVLAMLVATCPCALSLATPTALTAATGTLHKLGLLLTRGHVLEGLNQIDTVIFDKTGTLTEGRLALRAIRPLGSISSDLALALAAALENRSEHPIARAFGRAPMAADEVLSTPGLGLEGRVGERLLRIGQPGFVCELSGCAIPESPQDAGQWLLLGDTDGALAWFVLDDRLRSDAPALLAACKARGWRTLLLSGDSSPMVASVADELGIDEARGGLRPDDKLQVLQQLHKEGRKVLMLGDGVNDVPVLAAADISVAMGSATDLAKTSADAVLLSNRLDALVQAFSLARRTRRVIIENLLWAGLYNGLMLPFAALGWITPIWAAIGMSLSSLTVVLNALRLTRLPRASAASATPQPRPLPA
- the ccoS gene encoding cbb3-type cytochrome oxidase assembly protein CcoS — protein: MPALYVMIPAALLIVAIAIYIFFWAVDSGQYDDLDGPAHSVLFDDQDPKHLAAIDEASRQPQQPDKPDEPAPPRV
- a CDS encoding sulfite exporter TauE/SafE family protein, translated to MFDLAPLLVSALILGLLGGGHCLGMCGGLMGALTLAIPPEQRSRRFRLLLAYNLGRILSYATAGVLIGLAGWAVANGPAAMFMRILAGLLLISMGLYLAGWWSGLTRIESLGRGLWRHIQPVASRLLPVSSLPRALLLGALWGWLPCGLVYSTLLWAASQGNALDSGLLMLAFGLGTWPVLLATGLAAERLTALLRKRSVRVAGGLLVILFGLWTLPGPHQHWLMGH
- the hemN gene encoding oxygen-independent coproporphyrinogen III oxidase; the protein is MLDAIRWDTDLIHRYDLAGPRYTSYPTAAQFNSQVGTFDLLHALRDSRKAVRPLSLYVHVPFCANICYYCACNKVITKDRGRAQAYLQRLEQEIQLVACHLDPNQQVQQLHLGGGTPTFLSHDELRQLMAQLRRHFNLQDDDSGDYGIEIDPREADWATMGLLRELGFNRVSIGVQDLDPDVQRAVNRLQSLEETRAVMDAARTLQFRSINIDLIYGLPKQTPEHFAHTVAEVISLQPDRLSVFNYAHLPERFLPQRRINSDELPAPADKLQMLHNTIEQLTAAGYNYIGMDHFALPDDELAIAQEESTLQRNFQGYTTHGHCDLIGLGVSAISQIGDLYCQNSSDLNHYQNALAGAQLATSRGLLCTADDRLRREVIQQLICNLRLDFENIEQAFTVDFRGYFAEVWPQLQVMADDGLIELDALGIRVLPAGRLLVRSVCMVFDAYLEQQNKQRFSRVI